The proteins below come from a single Chryseobacterium nepalense genomic window:
- a CDS encoding Gfo/Idh/MocA family oxidoreductase: MQLVKTGLCAFGMSGKIFHAPFLKEHPGFFLSAIVERSKEESKEKYTEATIYRSVEEMLQNADIELVVVNTPVQTHFEYVKMALEAGKNVIVEKPFTVNVAEAEELVKLAEEKSLFLSVYQNRRFDRDYLQVQKIMNEGKLGDIKEAEIRFDRFRTEPSGKAHKENPEATGSGSLHDLGSHLIDQATQYFGLPEKLFADVFSMKGKDFANDYFEIVLYYQNNLRVRLKSSVFTKEAHYAYAIHGEKGSFLQERTDNQENELAAGAIPEYGKEWTKPLKEADGILNFLNENKETERMLTSSEPGNYMNYYQQIYEFIVFGYALPSPAEEIIKNMKIIDAALESSDAQKVVYM; encoded by the coding sequence ATGCAATTGGTAAAAACGGGACTCTGCGCCTTCGGAATGAGCGGAAAAATATTTCATGCACCTTTTTTAAAAGAACATCCGGGATTTTTCTTGTCGGCTATTGTAGAAAGGAGCAAGGAGGAATCTAAAGAAAAATACACTGAAGCAACCATTTATCGTTCCGTAGAGGAGATGCTGCAGAATGCGGATATTGAATTGGTTGTGGTAAACACACCGGTTCAGACTCATTTTGAATATGTAAAAATGGCTTTGGAAGCCGGTAAAAATGTAATTGTTGAAAAGCCTTTTACGGTGAATGTTGCTGAAGCCGAGGAGCTGGTAAAACTTGCCGAAGAGAAAAGTCTGTTCCTGAGCGTTTATCAGAACAGAAGATTTGACCGGGATTATCTCCAGGTTCAGAAAATCATGAATGAAGGGAAATTAGGAGATATTAAAGAAGCGGAAATACGTTTCGACAGGTTTCGCACAGAGCCCAGCGGAAAAGCGCATAAAGAAAACCCTGAGGCTACAGGTTCCGGATCGCTGCATGACCTCGGGTCACATTTGATAGATCAGGCAACTCAGTATTTTGGTCTCCCTGAAAAATTGTTCGCTGATGTATTTTCAATGAAAGGAAAAGATTTTGCCAATGATTATTTTGAAATTGTTCTGTATTATCAGAATAATCTGAGAGTAAGACTGAAATCTTCGGTATTTACTAAAGAGGCGCATTATGCATATGCCATTCACGGAGAAAAAGGAAGCTTTCTTCAGGAAAGAACGGATAATCAGGAAAATGAGCTGGCAGCCGGAGCTATTCCTGAATACGGTAAAGAGTGGACAAAACCTCTCAAAGAAGCAGACGGAATTCTGAATTTTTTAAATGAAAATAAGGAAACTGAAAGAATGCTTACTTCCAGCGAGCCGGGAAATTATATGAATTATTACCAGCAGATTTATGAGTTCATCGTTTTCGGATATGCATTGCCTTCTCCGGCAGAAGAAATCATTAAAAATATGAAAATTATCGATGCTGCACTGGAGAGCTCAGATGCTCAAAAAGTAGTTTACATGTAA
- a CDS encoding TonB-dependent siderophore receptor — MKKQLVTLGILFTAVSLNAQMKNTEADTVRIQNIEDVNLHKTGNPNKARPLSTKSNLTIMETPQPIAIVTHEIIEQQQAKQLSDVLQNVNGIYITSSRGNSQDSFGGRGFILGNDNIFKNGSRINSGVFPEVSGLERVEALKGANAMLYGNTAAGGVINMITKKPKFNFGGSVGMNAGSWNSYKPLVDIYGPLSKNIAFRVNGTYEYAESFRDVVQSEKYYFNPSFLFNLSDRSQLIVEADYLKNDFTPDFGIGSITNKDQSYRLNDAVSRNVFFGTDWQYQNVEQVSTNVTFNHQFNERWSLNATAAYQNYTKDYFSSERVQWIYDKTVDPDRLSWKRPFGKTYNEQNYTSAQVNINGEFNTGKINHKVLIGSDADYSQADAYTYNVTAPVNILFLDDPSTWGSIDMPASALNTKNRINTRRIGLYAQDFISLTKQFKVIAGLRWSYVENMPTITTRFTTDEKFEVANSSTSDNAFSPKVGLVYAPNENLSVFATYTNSFVSNSGYTSDQFGTVNTNQPVTQIQNQLNSLSRQSIKPTTVDQYEVGVKKNFWNNALGVNLTAYQIMYNNYYQTYWFAGANGAPVNATDTNLKEFAGKMRSRGVELDITGNPTENISIIGGFSYNNSVYIDTPEKGYVENQRLVRTPATTANASVFYKFTKYAKGLKVGAGVYYIGDRIAGWNDTKSTNTSRNNVSRMFDLKDYTTVSLSVGYEWKKFMIQGRVGNLFDVVNYNVHENYSVNPITPRNYYFTLTYKL, encoded by the coding sequence ATGAAAAAGCAGCTAGTAACTTTAGGGATATTATTCACAGCCGTATCCTTAAATGCACAAATGAAAAACACTGAAGCTGATACCGTTAGGATCCAGAATATTGAGGATGTCAATCTTCATAAAACAGGAAATCCCAACAAGGCAAGACCATTATCCACGAAATCTAATCTGACGATAATGGAAACCCCGCAACCCATTGCTATTGTAACCCATGAAATTATTGAGCAACAGCAGGCAAAACAGCTCAGCGATGTACTTCAAAACGTTAATGGTATTTACATTACATCATCAAGAGGAAATTCCCAGGATAGTTTCGGTGGACGTGGTTTTATATTAGGAAATGATAATATTTTCAAAAACGGTTCCAGAATAAACAGCGGTGTTTTTCCTGAAGTGAGCGGCCTGGAAAGAGTTGAAGCTCTTAAAGGAGCCAACGCTATGCTATACGGAAATACAGCTGCAGGCGGCGTGATTAACATGATTACAAAAAAACCCAAATTCAATTTCGGAGGAAGTGTGGGGATGAATGCAGGAAGCTGGAACTCTTACAAACCTTTAGTTGATATTTATGGACCACTTTCTAAAAATATAGCCTTCAGGGTAAACGGGACTTATGAATATGCAGAAAGTTTCAGAGACGTTGTTCAGTCCGAAAAATATTATTTCAATCCGTCATTTTTATTCAATTTAAGTGACAGATCACAATTAATTGTTGAAGCCGACTACCTTAAAAATGATTTTACCCCGGACTTCGGAATCGGGTCTATTACCAATAAAGACCAAAGCTACAGATTAAACGACGCTGTTTCCAGAAATGTCTTTTTCGGAACAGACTGGCAATATCAAAATGTGGAACAGGTATCAACTAACGTCACTTTCAACCATCAATTCAATGAAAGATGGTCTTTGAATGCTACTGCAGCTTATCAGAATTATACAAAAGATTATTTTTCATCAGAAAGAGTACAGTGGATATACGATAAAACGGTAGATCCTGACAGACTATCATGGAAAAGGCCTTTCGGTAAAACATACAATGAGCAGAATTATACTTCTGCACAGGTGAATATCAACGGAGAATTCAATACCGGAAAAATCAACCATAAAGTATTAATCGGTTCAGATGCAGATTACAGCCAGGCTGACGCTTATACTTATAATGTAACCGCTCCTGTAAATATTTTATTTTTAGACGATCCGTCTACATGGGGAAGTATTGACATGCCTGCCTCAGCTCTTAATACAAAAAACAGAATCAATACAAGAAGAATTGGTTTATATGCACAGGATTTCATCAGCCTGACCAAACAATTTAAAGTTATTGCGGGATTAAGATGGTCTTATGTTGAAAATATGCCAACGATTACAACACGCTTTACAACCGATGAAAAATTTGAAGTGGCAAATTCATCAACATCAGACAATGCATTTTCTCCAAAAGTAGGTTTGGTTTATGCACCTAATGAAAATCTTTCCGTTTTTGCGACGTATACTAATTCATTTGTTTCAAATTCAGGATATACTTCAGATCAGTTTGGTACCGTTAATACCAATCAGCCCGTTACACAAATTCAGAACCAACTGAACAGTTTATCAAGACAAAGCATAAAACCCACCACTGTTGATCAGTACGAAGTAGGGGTAAAAAAGAATTTCTGGAATAATGCTTTAGGGGTTAATCTGACTGCTTATCAAATTATGTACAATAATTATTACCAGACCTACTGGTTTGCCGGAGCAAACGGAGCACCGGTAAATGCTACAGACACTAACCTGAAAGAGTTTGCCGGAAAAATGAGAAGCCGCGGTGTGGAATTGGACATCACCGGAAATCCTACAGAAAATATATCAATAATCGGAGGATTCTCTTATAATAATTCTGTTTATATTGATACTCCGGAAAAAGGATATGTTGAAAATCAGAGATTAGTAAGAACACCTGCTACAACAGCGAATGCTTCTGTCTTTTATAAATTCACCAAGTATGCAAAAGGATTAAAAGTCGGAGCCGGCGTTTATTATATAGGTGACAGAATCGCAGGATGGAATGATACAAAATCTACAAATACAAGCAGGAATAATGTAAGCAGAATGTTTGATCTAAAAGACTATACAACGGTTTCATTATCCGTAGGCTACGAATGGAAGAAGTTCATGATCCAGGGAAGAGTCGGCAACCTGTTTGATGTAGTGAATTATAATGTTCATGAAAATTACTCGGTCAATCCGATTACACCAAGAAATTACTACTTTACATTAACCTATAAGCTTTAA
- a CDS encoding peroxiredoxin, translated as MSIKLGDTAPDFQAETSLGNLSFYEYLGDSWGILFSHPADYTPVCTTELGYTSKLKSEFDKRGTKVIALSVDGVEDHQNWIKDINETQQTDVQFPIIADKDRKISELYDFIHPNASATATVRSLLIIDPEKKVRLIITYPASTGRNFNEILRVLDSLQLVDSHKVATPVNWQDGDDVIVPPSVSTEEAKKIFPKGVKEIKPYLRYTPQPNI; from the coding sequence ATGTCAATTAAATTAGGAGATACAGCACCGGATTTTCAGGCGGAAACGTCATTGGGAAATCTTAGTTTTTATGAATATTTAGGAGATTCCTGGGGGATCTTGTTTTCTCATCCGGCGGATTATACACCGGTTTGCACAACGGAATTGGGATATACTTCAAAACTTAAATCGGAATTTGATAAACGGGGAACTAAGGTAATCGCTTTAAGCGTAGATGGAGTGGAAGATCATCAGAACTGGATTAAAGATATTAATGAAACCCAGCAAACTGATGTACAGTTCCCGATTATAGCCGACAAAGACCGTAAAATTTCCGAACTGTACGATTTTATCCACCCTAATGCTTCAGCCACCGCTACGGTACGATCACTTCTGATTATTGACCCTGAAAAAAAAGTAAGGCTCATTATTACTTATCCGGCGTCAACTGGAAGGAATTTTAATGAGATTCTGAGAGTTCTTGACTCTCTTCAGCTTGTAGATTCCCACAAAGTGGCAACCCCGGTGAACTGGCAGGATGGCGACGATGTCATTGTTCCGCCTAGCGTTTCAACAGAAGAGGCGAAAAAGATATTTCCGAAAGGCGTAAAAGAAATTAAGCCATATCTGAGATATACGCCTCAGCCAAATATATGA
- a CDS encoding mechanosensitive ion channel family protein, translating into MQKSGLSYVDVVYNVLENWYLKFAEITPKLIVGIIIFSLFLLTSKYLSLVSVKIFHKLFPKSKKESSLITLIGVFRFLIVLMGTFIALEIMGLSGFLWKFIGSLGVAGVIAGVALKDLVSSIFSGMLIGIDKAFKVGDYVTIGNNSGTVTEIGFLTTKVIADDGKKVYIPNQVIFNSPFYNFTASPQRKIYLNFEIPADQNVAKAQQSVLEVVKSLENVDRPETATAILTDLKQGIFNLQVKFPMVVGADMMLLKSIAYFEIKKRLDSEGIQLVTPTSISITESTTSEKKG; encoded by the coding sequence ATGCAGAAAAGTGGCTTAAGCTATGTAGATGTTGTATACAATGTACTTGAAAACTGGTATCTGAAGTTTGCAGAGATTACTCCAAAACTTATTGTCGGGATTATTATATTTTCATTGTTTCTTTTGACCAGTAAATATTTAAGTTTAGTTTCGGTTAAAATATTTCACAAGCTTTTTCCTAAAAGTAAAAAAGAAAGCTCTTTAATAACTCTTATAGGCGTATTCCGGTTTCTTATTGTGTTGATGGGAACATTCATTGCCTTGGAAATCATGGGTTTAAGCGGCTTTTTATGGAAGTTTATCGGAAGTCTCGGAGTTGCGGGGGTTATTGCCGGGGTTGCCTTGAAAGATCTGGTTTCCAGTATATTCTCCGGGATGCTGATCGGTATTGATAAAGCTTTTAAAGTAGGCGATTATGTCACAATAGGAAATAACTCAGGAACGGTTACCGAAATTGGTTTTCTCACAACAAAAGTTATTGCTGATGACGGCAAGAAAGTTTATATTCCCAATCAGGTTATTTTTAATTCTCCATTTTATAATTTCACCGCCTCTCCGCAAAGAAAAATATACCTGAATTTTGAAATTCCGGCTGACCAGAATGTTGCAAAAGCTCAGCAATCTGTTCTTGAAGTGGTGAAAAGTCTTGAAAATGTAGACCGCCCGGAAACCGCAACAGCAATTCTTACCGACCTGAAGCAGGGTATTTTTAATCTTCAGGTAAAATTTCCAATGGTTGTAGGAGCAGACATGATGCTGCTGAAAAGCATTGCTTATTTCGAAATAAAGAAAAGACTGGATTCGGAAGGCATTCAGCTCGTAACTCCAACGAGCATTAGTATTACCGAAAGTACGACCAGTGAGAAGAAAGGCTAA